Proteins found in one Triticum aestivum cultivar Chinese Spring chromosome 4D, IWGSC CS RefSeq v2.1, whole genome shotgun sequence genomic segment:
- the LOC123098984 gene encoding E3 ubiquitin-protein ligase WAV3 — MEAPDQENPCAICLGGMAAGGGQATFTAECSHTFHFNCISASVAHGHLVCPLCNARWRELPFLRPTAPVPQPPTLPRLGRPVPMHGVQPPSEPTASPPLMHGGMPPFPAQAPPPPRGHIMQHHQPPPPNVHVVQHHQPPPPVHTVQHHQPPPPEPTVVFDDDEQVEPASRPPADSTPAAASNGAVVVNTHAEYSAVARDSSSDNFAVLVHVKAPAMADTVAAGSDKPPPRAPLDLVTVLDVSGSMSGHKLALLKQAMRFVIDNLGPNDRLSVVSFSSEARRLTRLTRMSDAGKALAVSAVESLAARGGTNIAEGLRTAAKVLDERRHRNAVSSVVLLSDGQDTYTMMRRRGPSGVQANNYEELVPPSFARTGADGEWSAPIHTFGFGNDHDAAAMHVIAEATGGTFSFIENEAVIQDAFAQCIGGLLSVVVQEARIAVACVHPGVRVVSVKSGRYESRVDEDGCAASVRVGELYADEERRFLLFLTVPRVEATDGDTTALARVVFSYRNAASGAEVSVTAEDTVVARPEHAPSASERSVEVERERVRVEAAEDIAAARAAAERGEHQEAVEILDNRQRALEQSEAAGDGDPMIVALGAELQEMRGRVSNRQSYMRSGRAYMLAGMSAHQQQRATSRQMLEPEEQQTSMMARNSGVRRMIRRGVGSSGGGYMAAAAPVAEASNEATMSYATPAMRAMLLRSREARGASAEQGQQEEQQPMAGKDDAGSSGPKDVNQ; from the exons ATGGAAGCCCCTGACCAG GAGAATCCTTGCGCCATCTGCCTCGGCGGCATGGCCGCCGGCGGCGGGCAGGCCACCTTCACGGCGGAGTGCTCCCACACCTTCCACTTCAACTGCATCTCCGCCAGCGTCGCGCACGGCCACCTCGTCTGCCCGCTCTGCAACGCGCGCTGGCGAGAGCTGCCCTTCCTGCGACCCACCGCGCCGGTGCCGCAGCCGCCTACGCTGCCTAGGCTGGGTCGTCCCGTTCCCATGCACGGCGTGCAGCCTCCGAGCGAGCCGACAGCATCGCCTCCTCTCATGCATGGCGGGATGCCTCCGTTCCCAGCGcaggcgccaccgccgccgcgcggGCATATCATGCAGcatcaccagccgccgccgccgaacgtGCATGTCGTGCAGCAtcatcagccgccgccgcccgtgcatACCGTGCAGCATCATCAGCCCCCGCCGCCCGAGCCTACGGTCGTCTTCGACGACGACGAGCAGGTGGAGCCGGCCTCCAGGCCGCCAGCTGACAGCACACCGGCAGCTGCATCGAACGGGGCAGTGGTCGTCAACACGCACGCCGAGTACTCGGCCGTCGCCAGGGACTCGTCCAGCGACAACTTCGCCGTGCTCGTGCACGTCAAGGCTCCCGCGATGGCCGACACCGTGGCGGCCGGCAGCGACAAGCCGCCCCCGCGCGCGCCGCTGGACCTCGTGACCGTGCTCGACGTCAGCGGCAGCATGAGCGGCCACAAACTGGCGCTCCTGAAGCAGGCCATGCGGTTCGTCATCGACAACCTCGGCCCCAACGACCGCCTCTCCGTCGTGTCCTTCTCCTCCGAGGCGCGCCGGCTGACCAGGCTCACGCGCATGTCGGACGCCGGGAAGGCACTGGCCGTGAGCGCCGTGGAGTCCCTCGCGGCGCGCGGCGGCACCAACATCGCCGAGGGGCTCCGCACGGCCGCCAAGGTGCTCGACGAGCGCCGGCACAGGAACGCCGTCTCCAGCGTCGTGCTCCTCTCCGACGGTCAGGATACCTATACCATGATGAGGCGCCGGGGACCGTCCGGCGTCCAGGCCAACAACTACGAGGAGCTCGTCCCGCCCTCCTTCGCACGCACGGGCGCTGACGGCGAGTGGTCCGCGCCGATCCACACCTTCGGCTTCGGGAACGACCACGACGCGGCCGCGATGCACGTCATCGCCGAGGCGACGGGCGGCACGTTCTCGTTCATCGAGAACGAGGCTGTGATACAGGACGCGTTCGCGCAGTGCAtcggcggcctgctctccgtcgtGGTCCAGGAGGCGCGCATCGCCGTCGCGTGCGTGCACCCCGGGGTCCGTGTCGTCTCCGTCAAGTCCGGCCGTTACGAGAGCCGCGTCGACGAGGACGGCTGCGCCGCATCTGTCCGAGTCGGGGAGCTCTACGCCGACGAGGAGAGGCGTTTCTTGCTCTTTCTGACCGTGCCAAGAGTCGAAGCGACGGACGGCGACACCACTGCTCTTGCGAGAGTGGTCTTCAGCTACAGAAACGCGGCGAGCGGCGCGGAGGTGAGCGTGACGGCCGAGGACACGGTGGTGGCGAGGCCAGAGCACGCGCCGAGCGCGTCGGAGCGCTCAGTGGAGGTGGAGCGGGAGCGCGTCCGGGTGGAGGCGGCAGAGGACATCGCggcggcgagggcagcggcggAGCGGGGCGAGCACCAGGAAGCGGTGGAGATCCTCGACAACCGTCAGCGGGCGCTGGAGCAGTCGGAGGCGGCAGGGGACGGCGACCCCATGATCGTGGCGCTGGGGGCGGAGCTGCAGGAGATGCGCGGGCGCGTGTCGAACCGGCAGAGCTACATGCGGTCGGGGCGGGCGTACATGCTGGCCGGCATGAGCGCGCACCAGCAGCAACGCGCCACCTCCAGGCAGATGCTGGAGCCGGAGGAGCAGCAGACGTCGATGATGGCGAGGAATAGTGGAGTGAGGAGGATGATCAGAAGAGGAGTGGGGTCGAGCGGCGGGGGATATATGGCGGCAGCGGCGCCCGTGGCCGAGGCGTCGAACGAGGCGACGATGTCGTACGCGACGCCGGCCATGCGCGCCATGCTGCTGCGCTCGCGGGAGGCGCGTGGGGCGTCGGCCGAGCAAGGGCAGCAGGAGGAGCAGCAGCCCATGGCCGGAAAAGACGATGCCGGGAGCTCGGGCCCGAAGGACGTGAACCAATAG
- the LOC123100566 gene encoding uncharacterized protein, with translation MGAGGGQATFTAECSHTFHSSCISASVCPLCSVPRYDLPFRRPTPPPPPPPPPVRPQPETRPIPLRPCIILPRQSPPVHFVHGQPPPPPPRPTYSWPRIPTQARQPPPRPVNLVHGQPPPPPPPPPPLRPPQCSFDDDEQVGPASGPPAGNRSPAAASNEAVVIKTRSEYPAIAMDLSSDNFAVLVHVQAPGMTDITAAGGDAPRAPVDLVTVLDVSHSMSGQKLTLLKQAMRFVIANLGPDDRLSVVSFNTKARRVTRLTRMSEAGKALSVSAVESLTAGGCTDIAEGLRMAAMVLDQRRHRNAVSSVVLLSDGQDNYIMMRHQESSGVQANDYEDLVPPTFARTGADGEWSASIHTFGFGNDHDATAMHVIAEATGGTFSFVENEAMIQDAFAQCIGGLLSVVVQEARIAVACVHPGVRVMSVKSGSYESRIDEDGRAATVWVGELYADEERRFLLILTVPRAEATDGDTTALLNVSFSCRDAATGMDVNVSAKDTLVARPEHAVDAKRSVEVERERVRVDAAEDIAAARAAAERGEHQEAVAILKNRQRAVALSEAASDGDPVTMALEAELQEMRGRVSNRQSYALSGRAYMLAGISAHQQQRATSRQMNLVEEMSVEFMAALVAAPPVKLASNEATLSYATPAMRAMLLRSRRAREASAEQGQQLQAEEEYTGSSKHGQPTPPLTSSCPRLPTQLRPPPPPPMRIGHARPPTVVFDDDEQGGPASGPPADNRSPAAASNEAVVVKTRSEYPAIARDSSSENFAMLVHVQAPGMTDIMAVGGDASRAPVDLVTVLDVGGSMSGYKLALLKQAMRFIIANLGPGDRLSVVSFSSVARRRTRLTLMSETGKALSVSAVESLTAGGGTDIAEGLHMAAMVLDQRRHRNAVSSVVLLSDGPGSSGVRANNYEELVPPSFARTGADGEWSAPIHTFGFGNDHDTAAMHAIADATGGTFSFIENEAVIQDAFAQCIGRLLSVVVQGARIAVACVHAGVRLMSVKSSSYESRIDEDGRAATVCIGELYAEEERRFLLSLAVPRAEATDGDTATLVKVVFSYRNATTGADVSVTTEDTVVARPEHAPNASERSVEVERERIRVEAAEDFTAARAAAERGDHREAVKILNNRQRAVALSQLSRDDDPVIMALEAELWGMCGRVANRQRYARPGPAYML, from the exons ATGGGCGCCGGCGGTGGTCAGGCCACCTTCACGGCGGAGTGCTCCCACACGTTTCACTCCAGCTGCATCTCCGCCAGCGTCTGCCCGCTCTGCAGCGTGCCGCGGTACGACCTGCCGTTCCGGCGACccacaccacctccacctccgccgcccCCGCCGGTGCGACCTCAGCCAGAGACTCGTCCCATTCCCCTCCGCCCGTGCATCATTCTCCCGCGGCAGTCACCTCCCGTGCATTTCGTGCACGGtcagccaccgccaccgccaccacgacCGACATACTCGTGGCCACGCATTCCCACGCAGGCACGACAGCCGCCGCCACGGCCCGTGAATCTCGTGCACGGtcagccaccaccgccgccgccgccgccaccgcccctgcgTCCC CCACAATGCAGCTTCGACGACGACGAGCAGGTTGGTCCCGCCTCTGGGCCGCCAGCTGGCAACCGGTCACCAGCCGCTGCATCAAACGAAGCAGTTGTCATCAAGACGCGAAGCGAGTACCCGGCCATCGCCATGGATTTGTCCAGCGACAACTTCGCCGTGCTCGTGCACGTCCAGGCTCCCGGGATGACCGACATCACGGCAGCCGGTGGCGACGCGCCGCGCGCGCCGGTGGACCTCGTGACGGTTCTCGATGTCAGTCACAGTATGAGCGGGCAAAAGTTGACGCTGTTGAAGCAGGCCATGCGGTTCGTCATCGCCAATCTCGGCCCCGACGACCGCCTCTCCGTCGTGTCCTTCAACACGAAGGCGCGCCGGGTGACCAGGCTCACGCGCATGTCGGAGGCCGGGAAGGCCCTGTCCGTGAGCGCTGTGGAGTCCCTCACGGCGGGCGGCTGCACCGACATCGCCGAGGGGCTCCGTATGGCAGCCATGGTACTCGACCAGCGCCGGCACAGGAACGCCGTCTCGAGCGTCGTGCTCCTCTCTGATGGCCAGGACAACTACATCATGATGAGGCACCAGGAGTCGTCCGGTGTCCAGGCCAACGACTACGAGGACCTCGTCCCGCCCACCTTCGCGCGCACGGGCGCTGACGGCGAATGGTCAGCATCGATCCACACTTTCGGCTTCGGCAATGACCATGACGCGACCGCGATGCACGTCATCGCCGAGGCTACAGGCGGCACGTTCTCGTTCGTAGAGAACGAGGCGATGATCCAGGACGCGTTCGCACAGTGCATCGGCGGGCTGCTCTCTGTCGTGGTCCAGGAGGCTCGCATCGCCGTCGCGTGCGTGCACCCCGGGGTCCGTGTCATGTCGGTCAAGTCCGGCAGTTACGAGAGCCGCATCGACGAGGACGGCCGCGCCGCCACGGTCTGGGTCGGAGAACTATACGCTGATGAGGAGAGGCGTTTCTTGCTGATCCTGACCGTGCCAAGAGCCGAAGCGACAGACGGTGACACCACCGCTCTGTTGAATGTGTCATTCAGCTGCAGAGACGCGGCGACCGGCATGGACGTGAACGTGTCGGCCAAGGATACACTGGTGGCGAGGCCGGAGCACGCCGTGGACGCGAAGCGGTCGGTGGAGGTTGAGCGGGAGCGCGTTCGGGTGGATGCGGCGGAGGACAtcgcggcggcgagggcggcagcgGAGCGGGGCGAGCACCAGGAGGCGGTGGCGATACTCAAGAACCGGCAGCGTGCAGTGGCGCTGTCAGAGGCGGCGAGCGATGGCGATCCCGTGACCAtggcgctggaggccgagctgcaaGAGATGCGCGGGCGCGTGTCGAACCGACAGAGCTACGCGTTGTCGGGTCGGGCGTACATGCTCGCCGGCATCAGCGCGCACCAGCAGCAACGCGCTACCTCGAGGCAGATGAATCTGGTGGAGGAGATGTCGGTGGAATTTATGGCCGCACTGGTGGCGGCGCCGCCAGTGAAGTTGGCATCGAACGAGGCGACATTGTCGTACGCGACGCCGGCTATGCGCGCCATGCTGCTACGCTCGCGTAGGGCACGGGAGGCATCAGCCGAGCAAGGGCAGCAACTACAAGCTGAAGAAGAATACACAGGAAGCTCTAAACACGGTCAGCCAACGCCGCCACTGACATCGTCGTGTCCCCGCTTGCCCACGCAGCTAcgtccgccaccgccaccacccatGCGTATCGGGCATGCTCGGCCGCCTACGGTTGTCTTCGACGACGACGAGCAGGGTGGTCCGGCCTCTGGGCCGCCAGCTGACAACCGGTCACCAGCCGCCGCGTCGAACGAAGCAGTTGTCGTCAAGACGCGGAGCGAGTACCCGGCCATCGCTAGGGATTCGTCCAGTGAAAACTTCGCCATGCTCGTGCACGTCCAGGCTCCCGGGATGACCGACATCATGGCGGTTGGTGGCGACGCGTCGCGCGCGCCGGTGGACCTCGTGACGGTTCTCGACGTCGGTGGCAGCATGAGCGGGTACAAGCTGGCGCTGCTGAAGCAGGCCATGCGGTTCATCATCGCCAATCTTGGCCCCGGCGACCGCCTCTCCGTCGTGTCCTTCTCCTCCGTGGCGCGCCGCCGGACCAGGCTCACGCTCATGTCGGAGACCGGGAAGGCCCTGTCCGTGAGCGCCGTGGAGTCCCTCACGGCGGGCGGCGGCACCGACATCGCCGAGGGGCTCCATATGGCAGCCATGGTACTCGACCAGCGTCGGCACAGAAACGCCGTCTCTAGCGTCGTGCTCCTCTCCGACGGCCCAGGGTCATCCGGCGTCCGGGCCAACAACTACGAGGAGCTCGTCCCGCCCTCCTTCGCACGCACGGGAGCTGACGGCGAATGGTCAGCGCCGATCCACACGTTCGGCTTCGGCAACGACCACGACACGGCCGCGATGCACGCCATCGCCGACGCGACGGGCGGCACGTTCTCGTTCATCGAGAACGAGGCGGTGATCCAGGACGCGTTTGCCCAGTGCATCGGCAGGCTGCTCTCCGTCGTGGTCCAGGGGGCTCGCATCGCCGTCGCGTGCGTGCACGCCGGGGTCCGTCTCATGTCGGTGAAGTCTAGCAGTTATGAGAGCCGCATCGACGAGGACGGCCGCGCCGCCACGGTCTGTATCGGGGAACTCTACGCCGAGGAGGAGAGGCGTTTCTTGCTGTCTCTGGCCGTGCCAAGAGCTGAAGCAACAGACGGCGACACCGCTACTCTGGTGAAAGTGGTGTTCAGCTACAGAAACGCGACGACCGGCGCGGACGTGAGCGTGACAACGGAGGACACAGTGGTGGCGAGGCCGGAGCACGCGCCGAACGCATCGGAGCGGTCGGTAGAGGTGGAGCGGGAGCGCATCCGGGTGGAGGCGGCAGAGGACTTCACggcggcgagggcagcggcggAACGGGGCGACCACCGGGAGGCGGTGAAGATACTCAACAACCGGCAGCGTGCAGTGGCGCTGTCACAGTTGTCGCGCGACGACGACCCCGTGATCAtggcgctggaggccgagctgtGGGGGATGTGCGGGCGCGTGGCGAACCGGCAGAGATACGCGCGGCCGGGTCCGGCGTACATGCTTTAG
- the LOC123098985 gene encoding beta-amylase 2, chloroplastic: protein MALNLTHQTGAAAIAATPAPGARASVFAAASPAAAAAAGSAVAPAQATSLRMQTQLVEPAQPQAPEMFQAMAPDQQQQGEAAHPDAGGEEARKVGVPVFVMMPLDTVRKDGSALNRRKAVQASLAALKSAGTAGIMVDVWWGIAESEGPGQYNFAGYIELMEMAKKAGLKVQAVMSFHQCGGNVGDSVNIPLPKWVTEEMDKDQDLAYTDRCGRRNYEYLSLGADTIPALKGRTPIQCYADFMRAFRDHLAPYMGNTICEIQVGMGPAGELRYPSYPESNGTWSFPGIGEFQCYDRYMRASLKAAAEAVGRPEWGNAGPEDSGSYNQWPEDTGFFRREGGWNTDYGQFFMSWYSQMLIEHGERILSACSSVFTGTPGVKVSVKVAGIHWHYGTRSHAPELTAGYYNTRNHDGYLPIARMIGRHGAVLNFTCVEMRNHEQPQDAQCMPEALVSQVASAAKEAGVGLAGENALPRYDETAHDQVLATAAEKAEEDRMVAFTYLRMGPDLFQPDNWRRFAAFVKRMTETGVRDVSREQVEREAQGVAHATQGVIQEAAVALCN from the exons aTGGCCCTCAACCTGACCCACCAGACCGGCGCTGCGGCCATCGCGGCCACGCCGGCGCCGGGCGCGCGCGCTTCGGTGTTCGCGGcggcctcgcccgccgccgccgccgccgccggctccgccGTGGCGCCGGCGCAGGCGACCAGCCTGAGGATGCAGACGCAGCTGGTGGAGCCCGCGCAGCCGCAGGCGCCGGAGATGTTCCAGGCCATGGCGCCCGACCAGCAGCAGCAGGGCGAGGCCGCGCACCCGgacgcgggcggcgaggaggcACGCAAGGTGGGCGTGCCGGTGTTCGTGATGATGCCGCTGGACACGGTGCGCAAGGACGGCAGCGCGCTGAACCGGCGCAAGGCGGTGCAGGCGTCCCTGGCGGCGCTCAAGAGCGCCGGCACGGCCGGCATCATGGTGGACGTGTGGTGGGGCATCGCCGAGAGCGAGGGCCCCGGCCAGTACAACTTCGCCGGCTACATCGAGCTCATGGAGATGGCCAAGAAGGCCGGGCTCAAGGTGCAGGCCGTCATGTCTTTCCACCAGTGCGGCGGCAACGTCGGAGACTCAGTCAA CATACCACTTCCGAAATGGGTAACGGAGGAGATGGACAAGGACCAGGACCTGGCGTACACGGACAGGTGCGGCCGCCGGAACTACGAGTACCTCTCGCTGGGCGCCGACACGATCCCGGCCCTCAAGGGCCGCACCCCCATCCAGTGCTACGCCGACTTCATGCGCGCCTTCCGCGACCACCTCGCGCCCTACATGGGCAACACCATCTGCGAGATCCAGGTCGGCATGGGCCCCGCCGGCGAGCTCCGCTACCCCTCCTACCCGGAGAGCAACGGCACCTGGTCCTTCCCCGGCATCGGCGAGTTCCAGTGCTACGACCGCTACATGCGCGCCAGCCTCAAGGCCGCCGCCGAGGCGGTGGGCAGGCCCGAGTGGGGCAACGCCGGCCCCGAGGACTCGGGCAGCTACAACCAGTGGCCAGAGGACACCGGCTTCTTCCGCCGCGAGGGCGGCTGGAACACCGACTACGGCCagttcttcatgagttggtactcGCAGATGCTGATCGAGCACGGCGAGCGGATACTCTCCGCCTGCTCCTCCGTCTTCACGGGTACCCCTGGGGTCAaggtctccgtcaaggtggccggCATCCACTGGCACTACGGCACCCGCTCCCACGCGCCCGAGCTCACCGCCGGCTACTACAACACCAGGAACCACGACGGGTACCTGCCCATCGCGCGCATGATCGGTCGCCACGGCGCCGTGCTCAACTTCACCTGCGTCGAGATGCGCAACCACGAGCAGCCGCAGGACGCGCAGTGCATGCCCGAGGCGCTCGTGAGCCAGGTGGCCAGCGCCGCCAAGGAGGCCGGAGTGGGCCTCGCCGGGGAGAACGCCCTACCCAGGTACGACGAGACGGCGCACGACCAGGTGCTGGCCACCGCGGCGGAGAAGGCTGAGGAGGACCGCATGGTCGCCTTCACCTACCTTCGCATGGGCCCCGACCTCTTCCAGCCCGACAACTGGCGCCGCTTCGCCGCGTTCGTCAAGCGCATGACGGAGACCGGCGTCAGGGACGTGAGCCGGGAGCAGGTGGAGCGCGAGGCTCAGGGCGTCGCCCACGCCACCCAGGGCGTCATCCAGGAGGCCGCCGTCGCCCTCTGCAACTAA
- the LOC123098986 gene encoding 60S ribosomal protein L21-2, with translation MPAGHGLRSRTRDLFARPFRKKGYIPLTTYLRTYKVGEHVDVKVNGAVHKGMPHKFYHGRTGRVCNVTKRAIGVEINKQVGNRIIKKRIHVRVEHVQPSRCNEEFLQRKLNNDKLKAEAKARGEVISTKRQPAGPKPGFMVEGTTIETVTPIPYDVVNDLKGGY, from the exons atgccGGCGGGGCACGGGCTGCGGTCGCGGACGCGCGACCTGTTCGCGCGGCCGTTCCGCAAGAAGGGGTACATCCCGCTCACCACCTACCTGCGCACCTACAAGGTCGGCGAGCACGTCGACGTCAAGGTGAACGGCGCCGTCCACAAGGGCATGCCGCACAAGTTCTACCACGGCCGCACCGGCCGCGTCTGCAACGTCACCAAGCGCGCCATCGGCGTCGAGATCAACAAGCAG GTCGGCAACAGGATCATCAAGAAGAGGATCCATGTCCGTGTGGAGCACGTGCAGCCATCCAGGTGCAACGAGGAGTTCCTCCAGAGGAAACTCAACAACGACAAGCTGAAGGCGGAGGCCAAGGCGCGCGGCGAGGTCATCAGCACCAAGAGGCAGCCAGCAGGGCCCAAGCCGGGGTTCATGGTTGAGGGCACCACCATCGAGACGGTCACCCCCATCCCGTATGACGTCGTCAACGATCTCAAGGGTGGCTACTAG